In Aquila chrysaetos chrysaetos chromosome 2, bAquChr1.4, whole genome shotgun sequence, the following are encoded in one genomic region:
- the LOC115348958 gene encoding ninein-like protein isoform X6 has product MGRVERQKAFFVKRILVDGLDLQLLGDHFLNFGIRVRREAVHPSSQAVWAHISSPASATAIDLPNLNLLLPFEPWKNLEEILKGLSSSTGVQGSLAELPTALDNTLMVPRSGLQHAAVTSYGYKLQCLRIQVRQIARERDKARLDLEKVEGHCLQLGRELDEQYVAFEHTQSKLKDFQAEIEAKELLLQQAVSHQAKLEADTQFLQGKEASLQGRLNHVMKENTQLQNKVMEMAEKLVASEKLVLELQKELNCVVKDKLGQVEPHSPELLNQSECFAEIVLEYERQCQVLWDQNGVLQRELERLRLQLQESRAERGPPAGETSLSMEQLQEQLRDLKVQLETKVRGVGGDVLTSWHNCLINYYEEEIELMRKNFERERKDSEESFKAEMRKMEDQKRDLEETVAKYWAVIDSLKEQKCVWSLELEERFEVEQARVGQQHTEDIYHPGQQLDREGEELRTQRRDRERLSCMWVLEMPQEAQHVNPDVKLTQKAAAVRSVLPSRGSKCHTAHALVVCLGCLGKTGRTSPLSYSASHMGELCQLLEENSLLKSQLGRLQQELRLAKERGSNHDVRNVSKLGREKVEELAEIAELTASSEKSKGDVSHLNVKMRQLGCELTECKASHGAGPGTVQLQSQRLAEAERLRGAEMAARLEHHQQHAACWMETELLQQQLRASQEKLLEAKANLSLAQTRHALQLQQAKAQMNNVVPKKQFERLQTSLREEQCKAQQLQENLHRQAEQTCRQLVTIQEEHESLLQAAVEQAEGLEHNLRSAEAVLAERAAQLKDAQAQISRNKLLIEDLREENRGFAMALQVAELKQKSTEEKNQLLEEQASALKQLIGKITPASLSG; this is encoded by the exons ATGGGGCGAGTTGAAAGGCAGAAAGCTTTCTTTGTAAAAAGGATCTTGGTTGATGGCCTTGATCTGCAGCTCCTTGGAGATCATTTCCTTAACTTTGG catCAGAGTGCGCAGGGAAGCAGTCCATCCGTCCAGCCAAGCTGTGTGGGCCCACATCTCTTCTCCAGCATCAGCAACAGCAATAGATTTGCCAAACCTGAATTTGTTATTGCCATTTGAGCCCTGGAAGAACTTAGAGGAGATCCTCAAG GGGCTGAGTAGCAGCACAGGGGTGCAGGggagcctggcagagctgcccacAGCTTTGGACAACACACTCATGGTCCCCAGGAGCGGGCTTCAGCATGCAGCCGTCACCTCCTATGGATACAAACTGCAGTGCCTCAG GATCCAGGTGAGGCAGATCGCCAGGGAGAGGGACAAGGCGAGGCTGGACTTGGAGAAAGTGGAGGGTCACTGCCTGCAGCTTGGCAGGGAGTTGGACGAGCAGTACGTCGCTTTCGAGCACACCCAGAGCAAGCTCAA ggaTTTTCAGGCAGAAATAGAGGCaaaagagctgcttttgcagcaagCAGTCAGTCACCAAGCGAAGCTGGAAGCTGATACACAGTTCCTCCAGGGCAAAGAGGCTAGCCTGCAAGGGAGACTGAACCACGTAATGAAG GAGAAcacacagctgcaaaacaagGTCATGGAGATGGCTGAGAAACTGGTGGCATCTGAGAAGCTGGTGTTGGAGCTGCAGAAAGAACTCAACTGCGTTGTGAAGGACAAG CTGGGCCAGGTGGAGCCCCACAGCCCAGAGCTCCTGAACCAGAGTGAGTGCTTTGCAGAGATTGTCCTGGAATACGAGCGGCAGTGCCAG GTGCTGTGGGACCAGAATGGAGTGCTACAAAGGGAGCTGGAAAGGCTGCGTCTCCAGCtacaggagagcagggctgagagAGGGCCGCCAGCAGGAG AGACATCACTCTCAATGGAGCAGCTCCAAGAGCAGCTGCGGGACCTGAAGGTGCAGCTGGAAACCAAGGTGAGAGGTGTGGGAGGAGATGTCCTGACCTCTTGGCACAACTGCTTG ATAAACTATTACGAGGAGGAAATCGAGTTAATGAGGAAAAActttgagagagagaggaaggacaGTGAGGAAAGCTTCAAGGCTGAGATGCGCAAGATGGAAGACCAGAAAAGAGACCTGGAAGAAACAGTTGCAAAGTACTGGGCTGTAATTGATAGCctgaaagagcaaaaatgtGTGTGGAgcctggagctggaggagaggttTGAGGTGGAGCAGGCCAGGGTGGGACAACAGCACACCGAAGACATTTACCAtccagggcagcagctggaCCGGGAGGGAGAAGAGCTGAGAACGCAGCGcagggacagagagagactgAG CTGTATGTGGGTGTTGGAGATGCCACAAGAAGCACAGCATGTGAATCCTGATGTAAAACTGActcagaaagcagctgctgtgagaAGCGTCCTGCCAAGCAGGGGGAGCAAATGCCACACAGCCCATGCACTAGTCGTCTGTCTTGGTTGCTTGGGGAAGACAGGAAGAACTTCCCCACTCAGCTACTCTGCCTCCCACAT GGGagagctctgccagctgctggaggagaacaGCTTGCTGAAAAGTCAACTTGGGAGACTCCAGCAAGAGCTGAGGCTAGCAAAGGAGAGGGGCAGCAACCATGATGT GAGAAACGTGAGCAAGTTGGGCAGAGAGAAGGTGGAGGAGCTGGCTGAAATAGCAGAGTTAACAGCATCG AGTGAGAAGAGCAAGGGGGATGTCTCCCACCTGAATGTCAAGATGCGTCAGCTGGGCTGTGAACTCACTGAGTGCAAGGCCAGTCATGGTGCTGGCCCTGGCACTGTCCAGCTGCAGAGCCAAAGGCTTGCAGAGGCTGAGCGGCTACGAGGAGCAGAGATGGCTGCAAGGCTGGagcaccaccagcagcatgCAGCGTGTTGGATGGAGACAGAGCTGCTCCAACAGCAGCTCAGGGCCTCACAGGAGAAG CTCTTAGAAGCCAAAGCAAACCTGAGCCTGGCCCAGACTCGGCATGCTCTGCAGTTGCAGCAGGCCAAGGCCCAGATGAACAATGTGGTGCCAAAGAAACAGTTTGAGCGGCTGCAAACCAGCTTGAGAGAGGAACAGTGCAAGGCTCAGCAGCTCCAGGAAAACCTCCACCGGCAGGCTGAGCAGACATGCAGGCAGCTGGTCACGATCCAG GAGGAACACGAGAgtctgctgcaggcagccgtggagcaggcagaggggctggaaCACAATCTGAGAAGTGCGgaagctgtgctggcagagagGGCGGCTCAACTCAAAGATGCCCAG GCCCAAATCTCCAGGAACAAACTGCTGATTGAAGACCTCCGTGAGGAGAACAGGGGGTTTGCAATGGCCCTACAGGTGGCTGAGCTGAAGCAGAAGAGCACTGAGGAGAAGAACCAGCTGTTGGAGGAGCAAGCCTCAGCTCTGAAGCAGCTTATCGGAAAAATCACGCCAGCATCTCTGAGTGGGTGA
- the LOC115348958 gene encoding nuclear mitotic apparatus protein 1-like isoform X12, translating to MGRVERQKAFFVKRILVDGLDLQLLGDHFLNFGIRVRREAVHPSSQAVWAHISSPASATAIDLPNLNLLLPFEPWKNLEEILKGLSSSTGVQGSLAELPTALDNTLMVPRSGLQHAAVTSYGYKLQCLRIQVRQIARERDKARLDLEKVEGHCLQLGRELDEQYVAFEHTQSKLKDFQAEIEAKELLLQQAVSHQAKLEADTQFLQGKEASLQGRLNHVMKENTQLQNKVMEMAEKLVASEKLVLELQKELNCVVKDKLGQVEPHSPELLNQSECFAEIVLEYERQCQRVKVLWDQNGVLQRELERLRLQLQESRAERGPPAGGLSSQGFSLSVCCSPSPPVSTSPCTETSLSMEQLQEQLRDLKVQLETKVRGVGGDVLTSWHNCLINYYEEEIELMRKNFERERKDSEESFKAEMRKMEDQKRDLEETVAKYWAVIDSLKEQKCVWSLELEERFEVEQARVGQQHTEDIYHPGQQLDREGEELRTQRRDRERLRRNVSKLGREKVEELAEIAELTASSEKSKGDVSHLNVKMRQLGCELTECKASHGAGPGTVQLQSQRLAEAERLRGAEMAARLEHHQQHAACWMETELLQQQLRASQEKLLEAKANLSLAQTRHALQLQQAKAQMNNVVPKKQFERLQTSLREEQCKAQQLQENLHRQAEQTCRQLVTIQEEHESLLQAAVEQAEGLEHNLRSAEAVLAERAAQLKDAQAQISRNKLLIEDLREENRGFAMALQVAELKQKSTEEKNQLLEEQASALKQLIGKITPASLSG from the exons ATGGGGCGAGTTGAAAGGCAGAAAGCTTTCTTTGTAAAAAGGATCTTGGTTGATGGCCTTGATCTGCAGCTCCTTGGAGATCATTTCCTTAACTTTGG catCAGAGTGCGCAGGGAAGCAGTCCATCCGTCCAGCCAAGCTGTGTGGGCCCACATCTCTTCTCCAGCATCAGCAACAGCAATAGATTTGCCAAACCTGAATTTGTTATTGCCATTTGAGCCCTGGAAGAACTTAGAGGAGATCCTCAAG GGGCTGAGTAGCAGCACAGGGGTGCAGGggagcctggcagagctgcccacAGCTTTGGACAACACACTCATGGTCCCCAGGAGCGGGCTTCAGCATGCAGCCGTCACCTCCTATGGATACAAACTGCAGTGCCTCAG GATCCAGGTGAGGCAGATCGCCAGGGAGAGGGACAAGGCGAGGCTGGACTTGGAGAAAGTGGAGGGTCACTGCCTGCAGCTTGGCAGGGAGTTGGACGAGCAGTACGTCGCTTTCGAGCACACCCAGAGCAAGCTCAA ggaTTTTCAGGCAGAAATAGAGGCaaaagagctgcttttgcagcaagCAGTCAGTCACCAAGCGAAGCTGGAAGCTGATACACAGTTCCTCCAGGGCAAAGAGGCTAGCCTGCAAGGGAGACTGAACCACGTAATGAAG GAGAAcacacagctgcaaaacaagGTCATGGAGATGGCTGAGAAACTGGTGGCATCTGAGAAGCTGGTGTTGGAGCTGCAGAAAGAACTCAACTGCGTTGTGAAGGACAAG CTGGGCCAGGTGGAGCCCCACAGCCCAGAGCTCCTGAACCAGAGTGAGTGCTTTGCAGAGATTGTCCTGGAATACGAGCGGCAGTGCCAG AGAGTCAAG GTGCTGTGGGACCAGAATGGAGTGCTACAAAGGGAGCTGGAAAGGCTGCGTCTCCAGCtacaggagagcagggctgagagAGGGCCGCCAGCAGGAG GCCTGTCCTCACAGGGCTTCTCTCTGTCAGTgtgctgctctcccagccctccGGTTTCCACTTCTCCGTGCACAGAGACATCACTCTCAATGGAGCAGCTCCAAGAGCAGCTGCGGGACCTGAAGGTGCAGCTGGAAACCAAGGTGAGAGGTGTGGGAGGAGATGTCCTGACCTCTTGGCACAACTGCTTG ATAAACTATTACGAGGAGGAAATCGAGTTAATGAGGAAAAActttgagagagagaggaaggacaGTGAGGAAAGCTTCAAGGCTGAGATGCGCAAGATGGAAGACCAGAAAAGAGACCTGGAAGAAACAGTTGCAAAGTACTGGGCTGTAATTGATAGCctgaaagagcaaaaatgtGTGTGGAgcctggagctggaggagaggttTGAGGTGGAGCAGGCCAGGGTGGGACAACAGCACACCGAAGACATTTACCAtccagggcagcagctggaCCGGGAGGGAGAAGAGCTGAGAACGCAGCGcagggacagagagagactgAG GAGAAACGTGAGCAAGTTGGGCAGAGAGAAGGTGGAGGAGCTGGCTGAAATAGCAGAGTTAACAGCATCG AGTGAGAAGAGCAAGGGGGATGTCTCCCACCTGAATGTCAAGATGCGTCAGCTGGGCTGTGAACTCACTGAGTGCAAGGCCAGTCATGGTGCTGGCCCTGGCACTGTCCAGCTGCAGAGCCAAAGGCTTGCAGAGGCTGAGCGGCTACGAGGAGCAGAGATGGCTGCAAGGCTGGagcaccaccagcagcatgCAGCGTGTTGGATGGAGACAGAGCTGCTCCAACAGCAGCTCAGGGCCTCACAGGAGAAG CTCTTAGAAGCCAAAGCAAACCTGAGCCTGGCCCAGACTCGGCATGCTCTGCAGTTGCAGCAGGCCAAGGCCCAGATGAACAATGTGGTGCCAAAGAAACAGTTTGAGCGGCTGCAAACCAGCTTGAGAGAGGAACAGTGCAAGGCTCAGCAGCTCCAGGAAAACCTCCACCGGCAGGCTGAGCAGACATGCAGGCAGCTGGTCACGATCCAG GAGGAACACGAGAgtctgctgcaggcagccgtggagcaggcagaggggctggaaCACAATCTGAGAAGTGCGgaagctgtgctggcagagagGGCGGCTCAACTCAAAGATGCCCAG GCCCAAATCTCCAGGAACAAACTGCTGATTGAAGACCTCCGTGAGGAGAACAGGGGGTTTGCAATGGCCCTACAGGTGGCTGAGCTGAAGCAGAAGAGCACTGAGGAGAAGAACCAGCTGTTGGAGGAGCAAGCCTCAGCTCTGAAGCAGCTTATCGGAAAAATCACGCCAGCATCTCTGAGTGGGTGA
- the LOC115348958 gene encoding ninein-like protein isoform X1 has protein sequence MGRVERQKAFFVKRILVDGLDLQLLGDHFLNFGIRVRREAVHPSSQAVWAHISSPASATAIDLPNLNLLLPFEPWKNLEEILKGLSSSTGVQGSLAELPTALDNTLMVPRSGLQHAAVTSYGYKLQCLRIQVRQIARERDKARLDLEKVEGHCLQLGRELDEQYVAFEHTQSKLKDFQAEIEAKELLLQQAVSHQAKLEADTQFLQGKEASLQGRLNHVMKENTQLQNKVMEMAEKLVASEKLVLELQKELNCVVKDKLGQVEPHSPELLNQSECFAEIVLEYERQCQRVKVLWDQNGVLQRELERLRLQLQESRAERGPPAGGLSSQGFSLSVCCSPSPPVSTSPCTETSLSMEQLQEQLRDLKVQLETKVRGVGGDVLTSWHNCLINYYEEEIELMRKNFERERKDSEESFKAEMRKMEDQKRDLEETVAKYWAVIDSLKEQKCVWSLELEERFEVEQARVGQQHTEDIYHPGQQLDREGEELRTQRRDRERLSCMWVLEMPQEAQHVNPDVKLTQKAAAVRSVLPSRGSKCHTAHALVVCLGCLGKTGRTSPLSYSASHMGELCQLLEENSLLKSQLGRLQQELRLAKERGSNHDVRNVSKLGREKVEELAEIAELTASSEKSKGDVSHLNVKMRQLGCELTECKASHGAGPGTVQLQSQRLAEAERLRGAEMAARLEHHQQHAACWMETELLQQQLRASQEKLLEAKANLSLAQTRHALQLQQAKAQMNNVVPKKQFERLQTSLREEQCKAQQLQENLHRQAEQTCRQLVTIQEEHESLLQAAVEQAEGLEHNLRSAEAVLAERAAQLKDAQAQISRNKLLIEDLREENRGFAMALQVAELKQKSTEEKNQLLEEQASALKQLIGKITPASLSG, from the exons ATGGGGCGAGTTGAAAGGCAGAAAGCTTTCTTTGTAAAAAGGATCTTGGTTGATGGCCTTGATCTGCAGCTCCTTGGAGATCATTTCCTTAACTTTGG catCAGAGTGCGCAGGGAAGCAGTCCATCCGTCCAGCCAAGCTGTGTGGGCCCACATCTCTTCTCCAGCATCAGCAACAGCAATAGATTTGCCAAACCTGAATTTGTTATTGCCATTTGAGCCCTGGAAGAACTTAGAGGAGATCCTCAAG GGGCTGAGTAGCAGCACAGGGGTGCAGGggagcctggcagagctgcccacAGCTTTGGACAACACACTCATGGTCCCCAGGAGCGGGCTTCAGCATGCAGCCGTCACCTCCTATGGATACAAACTGCAGTGCCTCAG GATCCAGGTGAGGCAGATCGCCAGGGAGAGGGACAAGGCGAGGCTGGACTTGGAGAAAGTGGAGGGTCACTGCCTGCAGCTTGGCAGGGAGTTGGACGAGCAGTACGTCGCTTTCGAGCACACCCAGAGCAAGCTCAA ggaTTTTCAGGCAGAAATAGAGGCaaaagagctgcttttgcagcaagCAGTCAGTCACCAAGCGAAGCTGGAAGCTGATACACAGTTCCTCCAGGGCAAAGAGGCTAGCCTGCAAGGGAGACTGAACCACGTAATGAAG GAGAAcacacagctgcaaaacaagGTCATGGAGATGGCTGAGAAACTGGTGGCATCTGAGAAGCTGGTGTTGGAGCTGCAGAAAGAACTCAACTGCGTTGTGAAGGACAAG CTGGGCCAGGTGGAGCCCCACAGCCCAGAGCTCCTGAACCAGAGTGAGTGCTTTGCAGAGATTGTCCTGGAATACGAGCGGCAGTGCCAG AGAGTCAAG GTGCTGTGGGACCAGAATGGAGTGCTACAAAGGGAGCTGGAAAGGCTGCGTCTCCAGCtacaggagagcagggctgagagAGGGCCGCCAGCAGGAG GCCTGTCCTCACAGGGCTTCTCTCTGTCAGTgtgctgctctcccagccctccGGTTTCCACTTCTCCGTGCACAGAGACATCACTCTCAATGGAGCAGCTCCAAGAGCAGCTGCGGGACCTGAAGGTGCAGCTGGAAACCAAGGTGAGAGGTGTGGGAGGAGATGTCCTGACCTCTTGGCACAACTGCTTG ATAAACTATTACGAGGAGGAAATCGAGTTAATGAGGAAAAActttgagagagagaggaaggacaGTGAGGAAAGCTTCAAGGCTGAGATGCGCAAGATGGAAGACCAGAAAAGAGACCTGGAAGAAACAGTTGCAAAGTACTGGGCTGTAATTGATAGCctgaaagagcaaaaatgtGTGTGGAgcctggagctggaggagaggttTGAGGTGGAGCAGGCCAGGGTGGGACAACAGCACACCGAAGACATTTACCAtccagggcagcagctggaCCGGGAGGGAGAAGAGCTGAGAACGCAGCGcagggacagagagagactgAG CTGTATGTGGGTGTTGGAGATGCCACAAGAAGCACAGCATGTGAATCCTGATGTAAAACTGActcagaaagcagctgctgtgagaAGCGTCCTGCCAAGCAGGGGGAGCAAATGCCACACAGCCCATGCACTAGTCGTCTGTCTTGGTTGCTTGGGGAAGACAGGAAGAACTTCCCCACTCAGCTACTCTGCCTCCCACAT GGGagagctctgccagctgctggaggagaacaGCTTGCTGAAAAGTCAACTTGGGAGACTCCAGCAAGAGCTGAGGCTAGCAAAGGAGAGGGGCAGCAACCATGATGT GAGAAACGTGAGCAAGTTGGGCAGAGAGAAGGTGGAGGAGCTGGCTGAAATAGCAGAGTTAACAGCATCG AGTGAGAAGAGCAAGGGGGATGTCTCCCACCTGAATGTCAAGATGCGTCAGCTGGGCTGTGAACTCACTGAGTGCAAGGCCAGTCATGGTGCTGGCCCTGGCACTGTCCAGCTGCAGAGCCAAAGGCTTGCAGAGGCTGAGCGGCTACGAGGAGCAGAGATGGCTGCAAGGCTGGagcaccaccagcagcatgCAGCGTGTTGGATGGAGACAGAGCTGCTCCAACAGCAGCTCAGGGCCTCACAGGAGAAG CTCTTAGAAGCCAAAGCAAACCTGAGCCTGGCCCAGACTCGGCATGCTCTGCAGTTGCAGCAGGCCAAGGCCCAGATGAACAATGTGGTGCCAAAGAAACAGTTTGAGCGGCTGCAAACCAGCTTGAGAGAGGAACAGTGCAAGGCTCAGCAGCTCCAGGAAAACCTCCACCGGCAGGCTGAGCAGACATGCAGGCAGCTGGTCACGATCCAG GAGGAACACGAGAgtctgctgcaggcagccgtggagcaggcagaggggctggaaCACAATCTGAGAAGTGCGgaagctgtgctggcagagagGGCGGCTCAACTCAAAGATGCCCAG GCCCAAATCTCCAGGAACAAACTGCTGATTGAAGACCTCCGTGAGGAGAACAGGGGGTTTGCAATGGCCCTACAGGTGGCTGAGCTGAAGCAGAAGAGCACTGAGGAGAAGAACCAGCTGTTGGAGGAGCAAGCCTCAGCTCTGAAGCAGCTTATCGGAAAAATCACGCCAGCATCTCTGAGTGGGTGA
- the LOC115348958 gene encoding ninein-like protein isoform X10 produces the protein MGRVERQKAFFVKRILVDGLDLQLLGDHFLNFGIRVRREAVHPSSQAVWAHISSPASATAIDLPNLNLLLPFEPWKNLEEILKGLSSSTGVQGSLAELPTALDNTLMVPRSGLQHAAVTSYGYKLQCLRIQVRQIARERDKARLDLEKVEGHCLQLGRELDEQYVAFEHTQSKLKDFQAEIEAKELLLQQAVSHQAKLEADTQFLQGKEASLQGRLNHVMKENTQLQNKVMEMAEKLVASEKLVLELQKELNCVVKDKLGQVEPHSPELLNQSECFAEIVLEYERQCQRVKVLWDQNGVLQRELERLRLQLQESRAERGPPAGGLSSQGFSLSVCCSPSPPVSTSPCTETSLSMEQLQEQLRDLKVQLETKVRGVGGDVLTSWHNCLINYYEEEIELMRKNFERERKDSEESFKAEMRKMEDQKRDLEETVAKYWAVIDSLKEQKCVWSLELEERFEVEQARVGQQHTEDIYHPGQQLDREGEELRTQRRDRERLRGELCQLLEENSLLKSQLGRLQQELRLAKERGSNHDVRNVSKLGREKVEELAEIAELTASSEKSKGDVSHLNVKMRQLGCELTECKASHGAGPGTVQLQSQRLAEAERLRGAEMAARLEHHQQHAACWMETELLQQQLRASQEKLLEAKANLSLAQTRHALQLQQAKAQMNNVVPKKQFERLQTSLREEQCKAQQLQENLHRQAEQTCRQLVTIQEEHESLLQAAVEQAEGLEHNLRSAEAVLAERAAQLKDAQAQISRNKLLIEDLREENRGFAMALQVAELKQKSTEEKNQLLEEQASALKQLIGKITPASLSG, from the exons ATGGGGCGAGTTGAAAGGCAGAAAGCTTTCTTTGTAAAAAGGATCTTGGTTGATGGCCTTGATCTGCAGCTCCTTGGAGATCATTTCCTTAACTTTGG catCAGAGTGCGCAGGGAAGCAGTCCATCCGTCCAGCCAAGCTGTGTGGGCCCACATCTCTTCTCCAGCATCAGCAACAGCAATAGATTTGCCAAACCTGAATTTGTTATTGCCATTTGAGCCCTGGAAGAACTTAGAGGAGATCCTCAAG GGGCTGAGTAGCAGCACAGGGGTGCAGGggagcctggcagagctgcccacAGCTTTGGACAACACACTCATGGTCCCCAGGAGCGGGCTTCAGCATGCAGCCGTCACCTCCTATGGATACAAACTGCAGTGCCTCAG GATCCAGGTGAGGCAGATCGCCAGGGAGAGGGACAAGGCGAGGCTGGACTTGGAGAAAGTGGAGGGTCACTGCCTGCAGCTTGGCAGGGAGTTGGACGAGCAGTACGTCGCTTTCGAGCACACCCAGAGCAAGCTCAA ggaTTTTCAGGCAGAAATAGAGGCaaaagagctgcttttgcagcaagCAGTCAGTCACCAAGCGAAGCTGGAAGCTGATACACAGTTCCTCCAGGGCAAAGAGGCTAGCCTGCAAGGGAGACTGAACCACGTAATGAAG GAGAAcacacagctgcaaaacaagGTCATGGAGATGGCTGAGAAACTGGTGGCATCTGAGAAGCTGGTGTTGGAGCTGCAGAAAGAACTCAACTGCGTTGTGAAGGACAAG CTGGGCCAGGTGGAGCCCCACAGCCCAGAGCTCCTGAACCAGAGTGAGTGCTTTGCAGAGATTGTCCTGGAATACGAGCGGCAGTGCCAG AGAGTCAAG GTGCTGTGGGACCAGAATGGAGTGCTACAAAGGGAGCTGGAAAGGCTGCGTCTCCAGCtacaggagagcagggctgagagAGGGCCGCCAGCAGGAG GCCTGTCCTCACAGGGCTTCTCTCTGTCAGTgtgctgctctcccagccctccGGTTTCCACTTCTCCGTGCACAGAGACATCACTCTCAATGGAGCAGCTCCAAGAGCAGCTGCGGGACCTGAAGGTGCAGCTGGAAACCAAGGTGAGAGGTGTGGGAGGAGATGTCCTGACCTCTTGGCACAACTGCTTG ATAAACTATTACGAGGAGGAAATCGAGTTAATGAGGAAAAActttgagagagagaggaaggacaGTGAGGAAAGCTTCAAGGCTGAGATGCGCAAGATGGAAGACCAGAAAAGAGACCTGGAAGAAACAGTTGCAAAGTACTGGGCTGTAATTGATAGCctgaaagagcaaaaatgtGTGTGGAgcctggagctggaggagaggttTGAGGTGGAGCAGGCCAGGGTGGGACAACAGCACACCGAAGACATTTACCAtccagggcagcagctggaCCGGGAGGGAGAAGAGCTGAGAACGCAGCGcagggacagagagagactgAG GGGagagctctgccagctgctggaggagaacaGCTTGCTGAAAAGTCAACTTGGGAGACTCCAGCAAGAGCTGAGGCTAGCAAAGGAGAGGGGCAGCAACCATGATGT GAGAAACGTGAGCAAGTTGGGCAGAGAGAAGGTGGAGGAGCTGGCTGAAATAGCAGAGTTAACAGCATCG AGTGAGAAGAGCAAGGGGGATGTCTCCCACCTGAATGTCAAGATGCGTCAGCTGGGCTGTGAACTCACTGAGTGCAAGGCCAGTCATGGTGCTGGCCCTGGCACTGTCCAGCTGCAGAGCCAAAGGCTTGCAGAGGCTGAGCGGCTACGAGGAGCAGAGATGGCTGCAAGGCTGGagcaccaccagcagcatgCAGCGTGTTGGATGGAGACAGAGCTGCTCCAACAGCAGCTCAGGGCCTCACAGGAGAAG CTCTTAGAAGCCAAAGCAAACCTGAGCCTGGCCCAGACTCGGCATGCTCTGCAGTTGCAGCAGGCCAAGGCCCAGATGAACAATGTGGTGCCAAAGAAACAGTTTGAGCGGCTGCAAACCAGCTTGAGAGAGGAACAGTGCAAGGCTCAGCAGCTCCAGGAAAACCTCCACCGGCAGGCTGAGCAGACATGCAGGCAGCTGGTCACGATCCAG GAGGAACACGAGAgtctgctgcaggcagccgtggagcaggcagaggggctggaaCACAATCTGAGAAGTGCGgaagctgtgctggcagagagGGCGGCTCAACTCAAAGATGCCCAG GCCCAAATCTCCAGGAACAAACTGCTGATTGAAGACCTCCGTGAGGAGAACAGGGGGTTTGCAATGGCCCTACAGGTGGCTGAGCTGAAGCAGAAGAGCACTGAGGAGAAGAACCAGCTGTTGGAGGAGCAAGCCTCAGCTCTGAAGCAGCTTATCGGAAAAATCACGCCAGCATCTCTGAGTGGGTGA